A region of Rattus rattus isolate New Zealand chromosome 7, Rrattus_CSIRO_v1, whole genome shotgun sequence DNA encodes the following proteins:
- the Zbtb25 gene encoding zinc finger and BTB domain-containing protein 25 — translation MDTASHSLVLLQQLNMQREFGFLCDCTVAIGDVYFKAHRAVLAAFSNYFKMIFIHQTSECIKIQPADIQPDIFSYLLHIMYTGKGPKQIVDHSRLEEGIRFLHADYLSHIATEMNQVFSPETVQTSNLYGIQISTTQKTAVKQGLEIKDTPPSSSGNRAAAPGDHPQLQLSLAIGLDDGGAEQQRAHPAAQALEEHQKPPVTIKQERCDPESVISQSHSSSSSEVTGSSFTENSVKVHLCHYCGERFESRSNLRQHLHTHVSGSLPFGVPASILESNDLGEVHPLSGSSEALECRRLGSFLAEEDGQQPRPPEHSGRGPSEPLQISQVSVISKDTEPVELNCNFSFSRKRKISCTICGHKFLRKSQLLEHMYTHKGKSYRYNRCQRFGNSLAQRFQQYCDSWPDVSLKSSRLSQEHLDLPCALESEMTQGGVDTILVE, via the exons ATGGATACTGCTAGCCATAGCCTTGTGCTTCTGCAGCAGCTGAACATGCAGCGAGAATTTGGTTTTCTATGTGACTGCACAGTTGCTATTGGAGACGTTTACTTCAAAGCCCACCGAGCAGTACTTGCTGCTTTTTCTAACTATTTCAAGATGATTTTTATTCACCAAACAAG tGAATGCATAAAAATACAGCCAGCTGACATCCAGCCCGATATATTCAGCTACTTGTTGCATATTATGTACACAGGAAAAGGGCCAAAACAGATTGTGGATCATAGTCGTTTGGAGGAAGGGATCCGATTCCTTCATGCTGACTACCTTTCTCACATTGCAACTGAAATGAATCAAGtgttctcaccagagactgtgcaGACATCAAATTTGTATGGTATTCAGATTTCAACAACCCAGAAAACAGCTGtcaaacaagggctggagatcAAAGACACTCCTCCCAGTAGCAGTGGAAATAGAGCTGCTGCCCCGGGTGACCACCCCCAGCTGCAGCTTTCCCTTGCAATTGGACTAGATGATGGCGGTGCGGAGCAGCAAAGGGCCCATCCTGCTGCCCAGGCCCTGGAGGAGCACCAGAAGCCCCCAGTGACCATCAAACAGGAGAGATGTGATCCAGAGTCTGTGATCTCCCAAAGCCACTCCTCGTCCTCATCAGAGGTGACTGGCTCCTCTTTTACAGAAAACAGTGTCAAAGTCCACTTATGCCATTACTGTGGGGAGCGTTTTGAGTCCCGAAGTAACCTGAGACAGCACCTCCATACCCATGTGTCTGGATCTCTCCCGTTTGGTGTCCCTGCTTCCATTTTGGAAAGTAATGACCTTGGTGAAGTGCATCCACTTAGTGGCAGCAGTGAAGCTCTTGAGTGCCGGAGGCTCGGCTCCTTCCTTGCCGAGGAGGATGGGCAGCAGCCGCGTCCGCCTGAGCACTCAGGCCGGGGCCCCTCAGAGCCCTTGCAGATCAGCCAAGTGTCTGTGATCTCCAAAGACACAGAGCCGGTGGAGTtaaactgtaatttttctttttcaaggaaaagaaaaatcagttgtACCATCTGTGGTCATAAATTTCTTCGAAAGAGCCAGTTACTggaacacatgtatacacacaaaggTAAATCCTACAGATACAACCGATGCCAAAGGTTTGGAAATTCACTGGCCCAGAGGTTTCAGCAGTATTGTGACAGCTGGCCCGATGTCTCCTTAAAAAGCTCTCGCTTGTCACAAGAACATTTAGACTTGCCTTGTGCCTTAGAGTCAGAGATGACACAAGGAGGTGTGGACACCATCCTTGTTGAGTAG